Within Montipora foliosa isolate CH-2021 chromosome 3, ASM3666993v2, whole genome shotgun sequence, the genomic segment TGTCCAGTGACATCGATGTCCAGTTCAAGAGCTGATTTTAAGAATGGGTGGCTTTTGGCTATTGTGGCACATACTATTATCCTAAAGTTATTACTGTAGGtccaaacactgattttaacaCATTGTCCTCTGTgactgagacttatagattttactctttctttccacggtggccatgttggaggagtgaaacaaagaaacggcggccatgttggaagagtgacaaaattatatttttttgggaattgaactctattcttatgaaaattcttccttttgttttagtatgcaaatatggctgctggtcacatgagtGAAGACACTCTATAGGAAAGTCATTGTATTTTGGACGTAGAGAAGGCTTGGGGAATGATGCCAAATTTTGTTGCAGCTGGCATTAAGCAAAAACCTTTCTTTCATCACTAAAAAACATAGAGTtgctttttttcaacttttctccTTAGCTACCCAGCTGGTTTTGTATACATCTTTGCTGGGCTGTACTACCTGACTGCTCATGGAACAGACATAAGGACTGCCCAGTATGTTTTTGCTGTGTTATACGTTGTCACTCTGGTGTGCGTCTTTGCAATTTACCAAGAAACTGCAACAGTAAGTGCGGATTACTTTCTTTCCTCCTTTGGTACTCTTTACACATGTTCTTGTTTTACTGCAtgtgtaactggacaatttaagcaattgccacTATTTAGATACCTGCATAGTGCAGGCAGCCTCAAAGAAATTCAAACCATGACTTCTGCGATACTGGTGCAATGTTCCAAcgactgagctgtgaagccacacagttgggagcaggtcaatttgttgtgCTCTTGTGTTTCCCTGAAAGGACCCATGAATGAAAGTCTATAACTCGTCAACAACCCGcaaacatacatttctttaattcatcACCAGAAACATTGCCCATTCTTAAAGCAGTTCCAAGAGAAAGGATGTGGTGTTGACACGatggttatttatttttaaagttattcAGCTTTTCTTCGAACGGACGTCTTTATCATTTAGaaaattacaacattttttaatttccaagacatgtttcgatgttacaaacatcatcgttagttacagaatatttaaaaaaccattaggactatataacaacaaGGCGAAACAAAATTtggattaagtgacaagaattacatatttgagtgagttacagagtgtttgaaagaatgtagagcctaaagtgTAAGTGTCCGGTTgtcgtgatgaacttgttggtttaaattatcAATGGTAAAATCCTCCATTTTGAAATTGAGGCAGACAGTTTACTGAAACATGCCActtgttttcaactttaaaAAAGTGTGCTTATGGGAGAACTTGCAGGGTTTCAATTAACtctcagtttttttcttttttgtttcacaGGTTCCACCATATGCATTTTTCTTCATGTGCTGTGCATCTTACAGAATTCACTCGATTTACATTTTGCGACTCTTTAATGATCCAGTAGCAATGTTCTTTCTTTATGCTGCAATCTATTGCTTTGTGTTGCATTGGTGGAATGCAGGATGTCTTTTATTCAGGTATGTTTTAGTATTGTGCACCAGGCAAATAGACCATCTGTGCATATGTTTTCCTGTGACTTACCCAGCTGTTTTCATCTGTTCTGCTTGACTCATTGCTTCAAAAACATCCACACCCTCATAACCTCTTGAGCGAAGTCTTAATGAGTCACCTACATTTATCTTAATTTTCCCCCTAAATTAAACCTTTTAGCCCCGAAGGGGGCcccattgatgaataaaatcATCTTGCATTACACAGAATAATGTATATACAAGACAAAATCATGTGCCCCGTTTGCCGAGAGTGCTCAATGCCGTAAGGTAGAGCTAAATACACAAGCAGGATATGGGACTATATTTAGTTACTCATGGGTTTCACGCCAAAGCGATCATCAATGTTCTACTCTACTAAATGGTACTACCACGGAGGCTCTTGTTCTGGTTGCGTAGATTTGTTTTCATGCCTGCATTTGGTTACTATTTCAGTGTATAAATGTAAGTGTCATTCTTGGGATTGAAAGGGTGTATAACACAGAGAATCCCATGAATCAAGATACCTTGACCTCAAAGTCTTTCTCACAaggaaaaatacatgtattgaTTATAATCATGTGGGTTCATCAATGTATTGGTTATCAattaataagaaatttaattagaaataaattttaaagtttgaataaattaacataaataatgcaataaattattgtgAGGAAATGGCATTTCACTCGTACACAGGAAAAGCGCAACccagagaaaataattttaaaatagtcAGGCGTTCCTTCAAACAAAATAACATTGATTTTTCTTTTAGCTTGGCAGTCAGTGTGAAGATGAACATTTTGCTATTTGCACCTGGCTTATTATTGCtgcttttaaaatcatttgGTGTGTGGTGGACAATTCCAAGACTGGCTCTGTGTGGTGTAGTTCAAGTAAGAAAAGCAAAGGTTTTCACGATGAAATGTTGCCTAATGTGAAGGAATCCAGGTGGCCCTTAGATTCCAGATCCCAGCCTGTGCAGGGGTTTCATGATACGTTTTTTAGTAAAGGGCTGGTTTTGTGAAAGAGGCAGCTGTGGCCCCTTTTCCCTAGGGGATCTGGGGGCTTGCTCCCCCAGAACATTTTGAAATCTAGGAGCTCAGAAATGGCCTTTCCAGCAATCTGGGCAACAACCTCAgtcacaaattattattttattaacactTAGCTGCACATGGCCAAGTTAGAGGACAATTTTTTTGCTCTGTCAATCTCTTGTTTCAATAATTATGACAAAATATTGCCTCCAGCTGTGTGCTTTCTTGTTGGGTCTTCcatttttaataaacaacacgTCGAAAACCGGAAGAACGTAATGAATGTGATCGAGGCAACATTTGGCACCAGCCTTTCTCCTCTATTCATCCAAATTGGCCAACTGCAAAGAATCGCGTTGGCGAGTGACTAAGGAGAGTGCAAATAACCAGCAATTCATAAAAATATCCAACATCCAAAAAGGAGCAGGTCATTCAGCAAAAGGTTCCTTGATAGTCTAGTTgttttaccagaaacccataggggttgaaacatgtaactgccccttgtgtgctgggaaacacgcttgtgggcccggttgttcgaaagccgattaattaatccaggattagcgggaacttttgtttcatgtttttaactttttggtgaaactttcttttgcttatttttgtttttgagtattgacttcttctaaagtaaatttttgcaaaatatcagcgttgaacagcatttaggagtagagaaataaagtcttcagttaatttttaatctgggattagcgttaatcggcttttgaacaaccgggccctggatattcaatttgctaagtaccatatttggaacaacaagagcgaggggtttccaaatatggtacttggcactgaaacattcaaccaatcagttcgcactgaatattcggaagctgtgaatgctcgttacacgtttcaaccctcttgggtttctggttttgctcaattaaaataaattaaaatgggTCAAACTGAagtgatgtgacgtcacaaactgatttacattgccttaactctttgtaaacatgcatgcaaagtagattgtgacgtcacatcaggaatagacccactccccttctgacttggttgtgaacaaaagatgcttggattttcgcaacttttgaagcctataaaatggcagaatttgttagaaaaaggaaaaaattgctgcaatgtgtttcgaacaggtgcaaaggttcattttagcaaaaaaaaacattttggggttaggggcactttaaggagtAGCTTACAGAATTTGCCAGTTGCCAGCTTCTAATAAAACCTCTGCTGTGGATTCTGGATCCTGAATAGTGGATCCCGGATCCCAAAttgtggattctggattccaaacTCAGGGATTCGGCCAAAATGGTTCCTGGATTCTATCAAAATCTGTGGATTCTGGAATACAATGGATTTCGGATTCCATactccggattccggattccaaagcctCACATTTGCTGGATTCGACGTACCTTCACATTCGGCAAACTACATGTAGGACTATTACTTTGATGtaaaaatgtattgttgacAGAAATTTCCTCTTCCATGTGTTCTTTTTCATGCCCTGTATATTTTCGGATTCATTGTTTTGTGAGCGTACATCCTTGGTGAGGGAAGCTACGTAAAAGTGTGTACATTTACAAGTCAATCAATGTCACGATTATTCAAAGAAAGGTGTTAGGGATTATGTATTGTTTAATAAACAAGCAGGGGTGTGAGGCTGTGTCCCTTTTTAGTCTAGACTAATACAAAATGTGAgcggaagatattagcatacaaggaAACATGTTAGGCCTCATTACTATTCTTTTGTAGAGAATTCTGATGAGGATTTAAAGCTCATGAACGTGACGTTTTATGGGTATTTTGATAGGCTGTTTctctcatgaattattaatgaatttcatAAACACTAAATGAGTGGTCCCAAGGAAAACAGTTCaatttgtttcccgagaatctcaatgtttcagccgagggaaacattgaaatttgaggaaaacaaaatgaactgtttcctgagggaccagtcattaagtgatttgttacacAATGTACagcacaaaacgaaaaacgTGCAATGGCAATAACACTGGCGGTCGTCGGTCagcattcgcgggtaacagtgcactgttaccctctgaagtcatagattttgcactgttgcccactcagagacttttgtcaggaaacagttttattattagatgtcatgtgacctcgaagtaaccaatgagagcgtgcgctgttgggggaaaaaattcagctatataacattAATATTTATATAACTATTCTTTCACTCTACTAATTTAAGAGACTAGAAATTTAATgttggtttggagaaaatcTCATTATCCTACGTTTTTATCTCCAACTGTGCACGCCATATCGGGGCGTTTTATGGCCATTCAaacaaattattgaaacaaacaccAAAGCTGGCCAAAAGTCTGAAGGTAAAAGACAATTTTAAGAAAAGTCTTAAAACTGTTAAAAGTACTAAGAAGACCTTTAAGAAAATCTCGTTTGTAAAAGGAACAACTGTCAATACCAATAAGGATATGGAAAATGttatttgttattaattttattgagtAATGGAGTTAGCGCCGTAGGTACTAGAGTAAGTTGCCAGTTTTCTAAGCTACATTGACAAATCAAGTATGTACATAAATAATGACCggatatttttcttttcttttcttcccttAGCTATTACTTGGTCTTCCTTTTCTCTTGGATAATCCAGTCAGCTACATCACCAGGGCATTCAACTTAGGTCGACAGTTCTTGTTTAAGTGGACAGTGAATTGGAGATTTCTTCCTGAGTGGCTTTTTCTTAGTCGATACTTTCATTTTGGCCTGCTGGTCTGTCACGTTATAGCATTGCTGTTATTTTATCGTTACAAATGGAGAAGGTAATGTCTTTTTTCTGGCATTTGAAAAGCTTTGAAAGTGAGAATGTTTGTATCATAGGAGAGAACATCAgtggaaacaacaacaatttgcggcaggtttcttttgcaggtcacaggtcacaggtcattgttttactaatacagaaagcatcctaaacagtcataaaagctaaccttaggtgtagttaggcctaaggttagctattctgaatgtttaggatgcttcctgtataagtaaaacaatgacctgtgacctgtaaaagaaACGTGCCGAACAATTTCCGCTGGAGACTTCACAATATGTGACACAGCGAAGTCAACGAGTCCTCCATCAGACgacagggagtttaagaaacgacgacggtgatgactacgacaacgccacaaaacaatgatatcattggtcaaaagagcataaataatcgtgctgcacatgcagcacggattttagcaagtattttaGCGGTCCTCtacataacgacgacgtgaaatcaccaaatttgaggttttgacgacaacgtaagcatgcaacaggaaatccttcattctcttttttcactctgaaaccgcttgtaccaatttattttttaggacaCTTCTCTAtgttgtaggacgtgaacgagactgaataatctcGAAAGACTTATGATGGAGCCatattatattttgaggtgacgttttcgtcgaaaTATAACTTTGGCAatataagtctttcgcgattattttaTGTCGtttacgtcgtacaatgtggacgAAGTGCCCTAAGAATAAAACGGTACGAGCGATTTCAGAGTGAACAAATTAGAataaaagattcacatttgtaatatcacgttgtcgtcaaaacctcaaaaaaaaagcttaagcaacgacagcAACGAGACCGTCACAAatttgcgaaaatccaagcatcttttgttcacgaccgagtcagaaggggagtgggtatattcctgctttgacgtcacaatctactttgcatgcatttttacaaagagttaatgcaatgtaaatcattatgtgacgtcaaagcgggaatagacccactccccttctgactcggtcgtgaacaaaagacgcttggattttcgcaactttcgaagcctataaaatggcaggatttgttagaaaaaggaaaaaatggccgcaatgggtttcgaacaggtgcaaagatttattttagcgaaaaaaatattttggggttaggtgcactttaagctccctaaattTGTAAAAATACGTGCCGCACACGCAGTgctcaaggtttttttttcctctttcaaaCCAGTGATATTGTTAAAAGcggtagtttctaaaaaaaacaaGTGGTACTGCGTAGGTgtggaagtagtacacaaaaattcggttttatcaacggagttgacaataagcacttaatgactggccccaagggaaacattgaggtcgaggggaaacaaacctcactgtttcccgaggggccagtcattaagtgttttgttatacctcccaagtcaaaatagaacaatacacagataaaaattatttgcttgacgtcggctggcgtacagatttgccgccgtttcaaaggtgcacgacctgatcacgtgtgagtcgaaagttcaagttgttgttgccctagggcgtatgaagttttgtttgccctagggcgtcatgaagttttgaaaaatgggaaaacattagttaaatgaaaagcgttgattaataccgtggggattaagggtgccgatttggaagatgaatttttgctctagattcttgcggcttttcgtcgtaccttgatgtagagaaaggccgcagatagccatgtgttgtcTACGGCCTTTGCCTACATCAatgtttttcacgttgccatgttaccaccagtagggagctcaagcaacgacaacggcgacggcaacgagaacgtcatctcaaaatataaattcacgttattatAATAACTGCGTGGATATTTAAACCTCtctaatatgacaagggtgttgTAGTTACTCAAaagtgacactggtcggaacggagCTTAacttaggggagaaaatgaaactttatcctcaagtgctgacgttcgtCATAAAATCTCAATCTTTGAGGTTTTAAGacgtcatctcaaaatgtaaattcggGTTATggtaatcgcttcgtgactatttcaatcTTTTTGTTATGACAACGGTGAGGTAGTTCttcaaaaatgacactcgtctgaacagcacttaatttagggaagaaaatgaaaatttatcctcaagtgctgacgtccttgaTAACACCTCAAATTGGGCTATGTCAGGTTGTTGTTTTGcggacgacggcaaagaaatggacaaaagtgaaaaacgcacgtgcagggcgtgcaaagctattgttttagcctactaaatatgcaaatttgtgacatgctcgttgccatcgccgttgtcgttgcttaaccGAATAGTGTAGCCCCTAATCCAATCGAAAAACTACACGCAAGCCATAAtacctcgattcgctctgacgaagggctaacgctcgaaacgtcaatgatattgttgttttgtgacgttttcgttgaccgCCTCGTagataatatcattggttaaaagaggaaaaaagtcTTGCTGCACGCGCGGCACGCATTTTTAGCACACatttttgcggtcctctgcacaTCAACGACGTAAAATccccaaatttgaggttttgacgagaACGCGAGCGTACAAATGGGAATCTTTCATTCTGTAGTTTTACTTTTAAACCGCACGTTCCAATTTATTTtgaggatacttcgcccacattttACGACGCGAACCGCAAAAAACTTACGATATtgcaaagttgtattttgaggtgacgttctcTAAGATCTCGCTGTCCATAAGGCGCCCGCAacgaggaaacaatgttgcggaa encodes:
- the LOC137997896 gene encoding dol-P-Man:Man(5)GlcNAc(2)-PP-Dol alpha-1,3-mannosyltransferase-like isoform X2, whose amino-acid sequence is MEEVEGAINGTYDYAQLKGGTGPLVYPAGFVYIFAGLYYLTAHGTDIRTAQYVFAVLYVVTLVCVFAIYQETATVPPYAFFFMCCASYRIHSIYILRLFNDPVAMFFLYAAIYCFVLHWWNAGCLLFSLAVSVKMNILLFAPGLLLLLLKSFGVWWTIPRLALCGVVQLLLGLPFLLDNPVSYITRAFNLGRQFLFKWTVNWRFLPEWLFLSRYFHFGLLVCHVIALLLFYRYKWRRKAESLQCYFRRPFQRCCLTSNQIVYVMFASNFIGVAFSRSLHYQFYVWYFHTLPFLLWKTNLWVSVKLLILGVIELCWNTYPSSVLSSIALHVCHAVMLVGLWLDDSLFDVKTDETVVGERKKD